In one window of Fulvia fulva chromosome 5, complete sequence DNA:
- a CDS encoding Serine O-succinyltransferase, with product MSTSRCMNSLARQAPKALRKTNPRARFAGQQHRTISRDATRSAQAFAAQPIHDDTPAGSSISNPQLSFPCLDSQEDRTRQLNTKRSLSGPEPSYTAGKTEVFHSTEPFLLDWGGVLSEFDIAWEGWGTLNADKSNAILLHTGLSASSHAHSTEANPRPGWWEKFIGPGAPLDTDKYFIICTNVLGGCYGSTGPSSKDPISGEHYGTSFPILTMQDMVRAQFRLLDAMGIDKLYASVGCSMGGMQSLAAGVLDSERVGKIVSVSGCARSHPYSIAMRHTQRQVLMNDPNWANTRGNYYKAIPPHTGMKLAREIATITYRSGPEWEKRFGRQRADASKPPALCPDFLIETYLDHAGEKWCLEYDANSLLYVSKAMDLFDLGAQLQEATAERRKSHADRLQGAFLEQAKEDRCTLSLPDEPYQEQESSADMMAANLSSSHQPTQSSAPPEDLIKGLVPLRDIPTLVLGVASDILFPAWQQHEIAETLRRVGNRSVTHVELGEDRSLFGHDTFLLDLEGVGGEIKRFLG from the coding sequence ATGAGTACCTCGCGATGCATGAACAGCTTGGCGAGGCAAGCTCCGAAAGCCCTGCGGAAGACGAACCCAAGAGCACGATTTGCCGGACAGCAACACCGAACAATATCTCGAGATGCAACACGGTCAGCCCAAGCATTCGCAGCACAACCTATCCACGACGATACACCTGCCGGATCGTCAATCTCTAATCCGCAGTTGTCCTTCCCCTGCCTCGATAGCCAAGAAGACCGTACGAGACAGCTAAACACGAAACGATCATTGTCAGGCCCAGAACCTTCCTACACAGCTGGCAAGACTGAGGTCTTCCACTCCACGGAGCCTTTCTTACTCGATTGGGGAGGTGTGTTGTCTGAATTTGACATTGCATGGGAAGGATGGGGCACGCTGAACGCGGACAAGAGCAATGCAATTCTGTTACATACCGGTCTATCCGCCAGCAGTCATGCCCACAGCACAGAAGCCAACCCGAGGCCAGGCTGGTGGGAGAAGTTCATCGGGCCGGGCGCCCCTCTTGATACAGACAAGTACTTCATAATATGCACCAATGTGCTGGGTGGATGCTACGGCAGCACTGGGCCGAGCAGCAAAGATCCCATCAGTGGAGAGCACTACGGCACCAGCTTTCCAATCTTGACAATGCAGGACATGGTACGTGCGCAATTCAGGCTGCTAGACGCGATGGGTATCGACAAGCTGTATGCGAGTGTTGGATGCAGCATGGGCGGCATGCAGTCTTTGGCTGCGGGCGTGTTGGACAGCGAGCGAGTTGGCAAGATCGTGTCGGTCTCGGGTTGTGCTAGGAGCCATCCCTACAGTATCGCTATGCGACACACTCAGCGGCAGGTGCTCATGAACGATCCAAACTGGGCGAACACGCGGGGAAACTACTACAAAGCCATCCCACCACACACCGGCATGAAGCTGGCACGCGAGATCGCTACCATTACCTATCGATCTGGTCCCGAGTGGGAGAAGCGATTCGGTAGACAACGTGCAGATGCTAGCAAGCCACCGGCACTTTGTCCAGACTTCCTCATCGAGACGTACCTTGACCACGCCGGCGAGAAGTGGTGTCTCGAGTACGATGCGAACAGTTTACTATACGTCAGCAAAGCCATGGACCTCTTCGACCTGGGAGCGCAGCTACAAGAAGCCACCGCTGAAAGACGCAAATCGCACGCCGACAGACTTCAAGGCGCATTCCTCGAACAAGCCAAGGAGGATCGCTGCACATTGAGCCTGCCAGATGAGCCTTATCAGGAACAGGAGTCTTCAGCAGACATGATGGCGGCGAATCTGTCATCCTCTCACCAGCCCACACAGTCGTCAGCGCCTCCCGAAGATCTCATCAAGGGTCTGGTGCCGCTACGTGACATTCCTACGCTCGTGCTGGGCGTAGCGTCAGACATTCTGTTCCCAGCATGGCAGCAGCATGAAATTGCAGAAACGCTGAGGCGTGTCGGCAATCGCAGTGTGACTCACGTTGAACTCGGGGAAGATCGATCATTGTTTGGACACGATACGTTCTTGCTTGATCTGGAGGGCGTTGGGGGCGAGATCAAACGATTCCTGGGCTAG
- a CDS encoding Zinc finger protein klf1 → MDQSPVEPSPKRRRASRAGQVKRFECQHTGCGKRYSRAEHLHRHELNHRPKEIYACELPDCGQTFVRYDLFARHKARHGSTTDQPPRTQQVAQQEPPSTADSPSEDISAPELQLTQQDNVSVGAGRVVGHVPAQENISQVPSTWMQPIHTLSSTAIPPSPARPAGRTTPLPLTRNWTTDDAHAQANDSFAAWLFASPGSQNTEFDLTNLPFVDFGLEYSPQDIWQFHQQSDPGQHLGVEGLQNQAPEDVAVSEASHRFGASITEDRRNEVIELIAAYQRRLQVTKLQDRDHLLYMDASSQLSNMSSAVLDKLVAAYWLASRQIPVLHQPTFCSNTCHIMLLLAVIAFAATDMAKSQPKSALADHRELGDLVINNLRWEVFTHDDAHPPIQLWVAQTLVIIEYYEKHCSSRKLHERGHIHHSSTLTLLRRGSPLVGTSETDGPSEVPTRQVSPALDGDKTFGVQHRSGIDAWWLQWVRNESFKRVVFAAFQMDTLHAVMFGHAADMAPYEIRLALPCDESLWAATSAEEIHRLDANLKMYGIRPINFLDALKKCLHAHDVQTHAPARVLLMAGLLNVGWHISRREKHLQFLETVPSVREQGRWRALLLHAFGQWRSCFVEAVGGRNNSINQLDMHGSSPGVLYYLAHMTMHADIIDCQIFSGSKRLLGRKVSEKDYLNVVQRMQSWVCTPLAQHATLHAFKLLHETLLQSNILHSSQTSRLGSTSVKYNCRTDPLFYRPWALFLAGLIMWAYQHASSTYPVIAAREQRQVAGIDDDAICCRYLSICATIEDPAHIIPSLSSHGCAAVLAVLSRILSNAEPEILDEASKRLQECRDMLVSNSVSWPVLSRT, encoded by the exons ATGGACCAGTCCCCAGTAGAGCCGTCCCCCAAACGACGGCGAGCAAGCAGAGCCGGGCAGGTCAAAC GTTTCGAATGCCAGCACACAGGATGCGGCAAACGCTACTC ACGTGCGGAACACCTGCACCGCCACGAGCTCAACCATAGGCCAAAAGAAATTTACGCCTGCGAGCTTCCCGATTGTGGCCAAACTTTTGTCAGATATGATCTCTTCGCGAGACACAAGGCTCGACATGGTTCCACGACAGATCAGCCACCCCGTACCCAACAGGTGGCCCAGCAGGAGCCGCCAAGTACCGCTGACAGTCCCTCTGAAGATATCAGTGCGCCCGAACTGCAATTGACACAGCAAGACAATGTAAGTGTAGGCGCGGGACGGGTAGTCGGCCATGTTCCCGCCCAGGAAAATATATCTCAGGTACCCAGTACCTGGATGCAGCCTATCCACACTCTTAGCTCAACAGCCATCCCACCGAGTCCTGCTAGACCTGCGGGGCGCACAACTCCACTCCCTCTTACGAGGAACTGGACAACGGACGATGCGCACGCACAAGCGAATGACAGCTTCGCTGCGTGGCTATTCGCGAGCCCAGGTAGTCAAAACACCGAGTTTGATCTCACGAATCTACCATTCGTTGATTTCGGCTTGGAGTATTCTCCCCAAGACATCTGGCAATTCCACCAGCAGTCCGATCCTGGGCAGCACCTTGGGGTGGAAGGCCTTCAAAACCAAGCGCCAGAGGATGTGGCTGTATCTGAAGCCTCGCACAGATTTGGTGCGAGCATCACGGAAGATCGCAGGAATGAGGTGATCGAGCTTATTGCCGCTTACCAGAGGAGGCTGCAGGTCACAAAGCTGCAGGACCGCGATCATCTGCTCTATATGGATGCTTCATCCCAGCTGTCGAATATGTCTTCGGCGGTCCTCGACAAGTTGGTCGCTGCTTACTGGCTTGCTAGCAGGCAAATACCTGTCTTACACCAGCCTACATTCTGCAGCAACACGTGCCACATCATGCTTCTCCTGGCCGTCATAGCCTTTGCTGCTACTGACATGGCAAAGTCCCAGCCAAAGAGCGCTCTGGCAGACCACCGAGAGCTTGGTGACTTGGTCATCAACAATTTGCGATGGGAAGTGTTCACTCACGATGATGCTCATCCCCCAATTCAGCTATGGGTCGCACAGACTCTGGTGATTATCGAATACTACGAGAAGCATTGCTCCAGTCGTAAGCTGCATGAGCGAGGGCACATCCATCATTCCTCTACACT TACATTGTTGCGCAGGGGAAGCCCACTCGTAGGTACTTCGGAAACTGACGGTCCTAGCGAAGTGCCGACACGACAGGTAAGCCCTGCGCTGGACGGTGATAAGACATTCGGCGTCCAACATCGGTCTGGCATCGATGCGTGGTGGCTACAGTGGGTGCGAAATGAGTCTTTTAAGAGAGTCGTCTTTGCAGCCTTCCAGATGGATACCCTCCATGCTGTAATGTTCGGGCACGCAGCCG ACATGGCGCCTTACGAAATCAGGCTTGCCTTGCCGTGCGACGAGTCATTATGGGCTGCAACAAGCGCGGAAGAGATTCACCGTCTGGATGCAAACCTCAAGATGTACGGCATTCGCCCCATCAATTTTCTAGATGCACTGAAGAAATGTCTCCATGCGCACGACGTGCAGACCCACGCACCTGCAAGAGTGCTCTTGATGGCCGGGCTACTCAATGTCGGGTGGCATATCTCTCGCAGGGAGAA ACATCTGCAGTTCCTTGAGACGGTGCCATCTGTCCGAGAACAGGGCCGATGGAGAGCTCTTCTGCTTCATGCTTTCGGTCAGTGGCGGAGCTGCTTCGTCGAGGCAGTCGGTGGTCGAAACAACAGCATAAACCAGCTCGATATGCATGGCTCAAGCCCTGGTGTGCTTTACTACCTAGCTCACATGACTATGCATGCGGATATCATCGACTGTCAGATATTCTCAGGTTCCAAACGATTGCTGGGTCGCAAGGTGTCGGAGAAG GACTATCTCAACGTCGTGCAACGCATGCAATCATGGGTGTGCACCCCTTTGGCTCAACATGCTACGCTGCATGCTTTTAAGCTGTTGCACGAGACACTTCTCCAATCGAACATCCTCCACTCATCTCAGACATCACGCCTTGGCTCGACATCAGTCAAGTACAACTGCAGAACGGATCCGCTGTTCTATCGACCTTGGGCACTCTTCTTAGCCGGACTCATCATGTGGGCCTACCAGCACGCCTCCAGTACATATCCTGTTATCGCCGCCAGAGAACAACGACAAGTAGCTGGCATCGATGACGACGCAATCTGCTGCCGTTACCTGTCGATTTGTGCTACCATCGAGGATCCTGCTCACATCATACCTTCGTTATCGTCACATGGCTGCGCAGCTGTACTCGCAGTTCTGTCTCGCATCTTATCGAACGCCGAACCAGAGATCCTGGACGAGGCATCCAAGCGCTTGCAGGAATGTCGAGATATGCTGGTCAGTAACAGCGTAAGCTGGCCAGTGCTTTCCAGGACCTAG
- a CDS encoding D-galactonate dehydratase: MVKIAKIEHFRVKPRWLFVKLTDEEGKVGWGEGTLEGHDLAVEGALNEIIVRLIGLEANNIEHIWQLVWRLGFYRGGPVFMSALSGIDIALWDLKARRLNVPLYELLGGLVRQRCQVYCWIGGDRPADVEAAAKKRKEQGLTCVKMNATEDVNWLDMPSVLDSTVERLQAVKALGLNAGLDFHGRLHKPMAKQLAKALEPHRPLFIEEPILVEHPEALKQLANMTSIPIALGERLYHRWDAKRFLEEGLIDILQPDIAHAGGISETRRLANMAEAYDVAIAPHCPLGPIAFAASLHVGLSTSNFVVLEMSLGMHYNTEAGDIDLNTYLKDQSVFEIKEGHVAAPTGPGLGIDIDEDMIRRIAAETEPWQCKEFYGPDGSIREW; encoded by the exons ATGGTCAAGATTGCCAAGATCGAGCACTTCCGTGTAAAGCCTAGATGGCTGTTCGTCAAGCTCACAGACGAGGAGGGCAAAGTCGGCTGGGGCGAGGGCACGCTTGAAGGACATGATCTAGCTGTGGAAGGAGCGTTGAATGAGATTATTGTTCGACTCATTGGGCTGGAGGCAAA CAATATTGAGCATATATGGCAGCTGGTCTGGCGGCTTGGCTTCTACCGAGGAGGGCCTGTCTTCATGTCAGCGCTGTCAGGTATTGATATTGCTCTTTGGGACCTGAAAGCTCGACGACTCAATGTGCCACTGTACGAACTCCTTGGTGGCCTGGTCCGGCAGAGATGTCAGGTGTACTGCTGGATAGGTGGAGATAGACCAGCTGATGTCGAGGCTGCTGCGAAGAAGAGGAAAGAGCAAGG ATTGACTTGTGTGAAGATGAACGCTACAGAAGATGTCAACTGGTTGGACATGCCATCCGTCCTTGACTCGACAGTAGAGCGATTGCAAGCAGTCAAAGCACTAGGTCTCAATGCTGGTCTCGACTTCCACGGGCGCCTGCACAAGCCAATGGCAAAACAGCTTGCCAAAGCGTTGGAACCACATCGACCGCTGTTCATCGAAGAGCCCATCCTTGTTGAGCATCCCGAGGCATTGAAGCAACTCGCCAACATGACCTCAATACCGATCGCGCTTGGCGAAAGGTTGTACCATCGGTGGGATGCTAAGAGATTTTTAGAAGAAGGTCTCATCGACATCCTCCAGCCGGACATCGCGCATGCGGGAGGTATCTCAGAGACCAGACGTCTTGCCAACATGGCGGAAGCCTATGATGTGGCCATCGCACCACATTGTCCGCTTGGTCCAATCGCGTTCGCAGCGTCGCTACATGTCGGGCTGTCGACGTCCAACTTTGTGGTTCTCGAGATGTCGCTGGGGATGCATTACAACACAGAGGCAGGAGACATCGATCTGAACACGTACTTGAAAGATCAATCGGTGTTTGAGATCAAAGAGGGTCATGTCGCTGCTCCGACTGGCCCTGGGCTGGGGATAGATATCGATGAGGACATGATCCGAAGGATTGCTGCAGAGACCGAACCTTGGCAATGCAAGGAGTTCTATGGGCCAGATGGGTCGATCAGAGAGTGGTAG
- a CDS encoding Putative acyl-coenzyme A synthetase: MAAGGVYRGASTASTVTELVRQICDSGATLLLCSKEYEETTIAAAKQCAIPSERILVIDSSSSVRWKLLLSAQPHLDVLRSYSGRMLEWQRFTRPSDLESITTCLLYSSGTTGLPKGVRLSHWNLVSSNIVSMHLGARYISRRMQEGHIFHWRTIGCLPMAHIAGFQQYSLNPFYMGGTVYWLEKYNFDDFIKYSRQYRTVYQFSVPPIGLQVAKSPKVTDHFDSWEVACSGAAPMGLELVKEVSQKLGKGNTFMTRTWGATETDGSVTATDWDLRDETGSVGEILPNVRVRVVNDEGQDVEPGEVGEMLVAGPVVCQGYHNNPTATDASIVNGWYSTGDVGYVRDNQVYLVDRKKELIKYKGLQVAPAELEDLLMSHPKIVDAAVIGVQSARYGTEVPKAFIVVAVGGRALRLKKLWTWSRPLSQAISDCEAELSSFMRFQRVRLARSYGRSCGSDHI; this comes from the exons ATGGCAGCCGGAGGCGTCTACCGCGGGGCGAGCACTGCATCCACTGTCACTGAATTGGTGCGCCAGATCTGTGATTCTGGCGCGACTTTGCTGCTGTGCTCGAAAGAATATGAGGAGACGACGATAGCAGCGGCGAAGCAGTGCGCCATTCCCTCCGAACGCATTCTGGTGATTGACAGTTCGTCGTCAGTCAGATGGAAGCTGTTACTTTCTGCGCAGCCCCATCTTGATGTCCTGCGATCATACTCCGGAAGAATGCTCGAGTGGCAGCGATTTACCCGGCCAAGCGATCTTGAGAGTATCACGACATGTCTGCTTTACTCATCAGGCACTACTGGTCTGCCCAAAGGTGTTCGCCTGTCACACTGGAACCTGGTCTCAAGCAACATCGTCAGCATGCACCTCGGCGCTAGGTACATATCTCGTCGAATGCAGGAAGGGCATATATTCCATTGGCGCACGATCGGGTGTCTACCCATG GCACACATCGCAGGCTTCCAGCAGTACTCTCTCAATCCCTTCTACATGGGCGGCACAGTCTACTGGCTAGAGAAGTACAACTTCGACGACTTCATCAAGTACAGTCGACAGTACCGGACAGTATACCAATTCTCCGTGCCACCGATCGGGCTGCAGGTGGCCAAAAGTCCGAAAGTGACCGACCATTTCGACAGCTGGGAAGTAGCCTGCAGCGGCGCAGCTCCAATGGGGCTTGAGTTGGTCAAAGAAGTCAGCCAGAAGCTAGGCAAGGGCAACACGTTCATGACTCGGACCTGGGGAGCTACAGAAACGGACGGCTCGGTGACAGCCACGGATTGGGATTTACGAGACGAAACCGGCAGCGTAGGTGAGATCTTGCCGAATGTACGAGTTCGTGTGGTGAACGATGAAGGCCAAGACGTTGAGCCTGGAGAGGTTGGTGAGATGCTCGTAGCTGGACCTGTGGTGTGTCAAGGGTACCACAACAACCCTACCGCGACCGACGCCTCTATTGTCAACGGATGGTACTCCACTGGAGATGTCGGCTATGTTAGGGACAACCAGGTGTATCTGGTGGACCGTAAGAAAGAGCTCATCAAGTACAAGGGACTGCAAGTCGCTCCCGCAGAGCTGGAGGATCTCCTCATGTCGCATCCGAAGATTGTAGATGCTGCAGTTATTGGAGTGCAATCTGCGCGATATGGCACGGAAGTACCAAAGGCTTTCATTGTGGTGGCAGTAGGTGGGAGAGCGTTGCGGCTGAAGAAGTTGTGGACTTGGTCAAGGCCACTGTCGCAAGCCATAAGCGACTGCGAGGCGGAGTTAAGTTCGTTCATGAGATTCCAAAGAGTGCGTCTGGCAAGATCTTACGGAAGGAGTTGCGGCAGCGACCATATTTAG
- a CDS encoding 2-aminomuconate deaminase — MANTNSHPFFLSANQAQGLANYTPARIVEPSTKTIYVSGTSSRRGDGTWAGVKEDTDGRLELNIREQTEAVLSNIDGVIRGATDGKGSIADIVDATIFLVNIKDDYSGMNEEWNKVFPEKTAAPARTTVEVRALPDPRLLVEIKCTAVVSI, encoded by the coding sequence ATGGCCAACACAAACAGCCATCCGTTCTTCCTCTCTGCCAACCAAGCTCAAGGTCTAGCCAACTACACGCCCGCAAGAATAGTAGAACCATCAACAAAAACTATCTACGTCTCCGGTACCTCCTCTCGACGCGGTGATGGTACCTGGGCAGGTGTCAAAGAAGATACAGATGGTCGCCTGGAACTCAACATCCGGGAGCAGACAGAGGCAGTTCTATCTAACATCGACGGCGTAATCCGGGGCGCCACAGATGGCAAAGGCAGCATAGCGGATATTGTCGATGCCACGATCTTCCTGGTGAACATAAAAGACGACTACTCCGGAATGAACGAGGAGTGGAACAAAGTCTTTCCCGAGAAGACTGCTGCACCAGCGAGAACGACTGTGGAGGTGAGGGCATTGCCAGATCCGAGACTGCTTGTGGAAATCAAGTGCACTGCTGTGGTCAGCATATGA
- a CDS encoding Satratoxin biosynthesis SC1 cluster protein 4, with protein MVKTATGLGVGIFQLHLAMSIILQPSDINLPSCFWEDLAQNMSTAPLDASAVRPAGQHIPNRTPSLVIVSTIFLLITTAFFATRLIWRFKHKQRGWDDLMAALAYINLVIMTAFAYASAHNGFGKHRVDILPTFTVAMFWFYMYQICYKTIGGLTKLCFCMLYLRLFDAKKAFCQAVAINAGIIAAGTLAFTFGTIFQCLPIHRNWDRRVEGYCLDFAAFWYSHAVFNTAMDIVVFALPIPQINTLQMKQRTKTGLIAVFALGAFTIAASIVRMVLLKGSANSTDTTYGSTPALIWTEIEANTSVICCCLPALRVFFVQVWRSVRGKTGPETPSASDALSEGRQLGVPADPLAMPDKQATMFSQVRYSPPATSVDSFERDGGVEPGHYSVLDRLGLGKRSGSSESDGEGNGSPSLELGSIKKSTDFKHHSMVNPRDDKKGNWTFMRC; from the exons ATGGTGAAGACTGCTACGGGTCTAGGTGTAGGTATATTTCAGCTTCATCTTGCGATGTCAATCATCCTCCAGCCATCGGACATCAATTTACCCAGTTGCTTTTGGGAAGACCTTGCACAAAACATGTCTACAGCCCCGCTCGATGCCAGTGCAGTACGCCCGGCAGGGCAACACATACCAAACCGAACGCCATCCTTAGTCATCGTGTCAACCATCTTCCTCCTGATTACCACAGCCTTCTTCGCAACACGACTCATATGGCGCTTCAAGCACAAGCAACGAGGCTGGGACGATCTGATGGCCGCTCTGGCGTATATCAACCTGGTCATAATGACTGCTTTTGCCTACGCCTCTGCCCACAATGGATTTGGCAAGCACCGAGTCGACATTCTGCCGACGTTCACAGTCGCCATGTTCTGGTTCTATATGTATCAGATCTGCTACAAGACCATCGGAGGTCTGACGAAGCTATGCTTCTGCATGCTCTACCTCCGACTGTTTGACGCGAAGAAAGCCTTTTGTCAGGCTGTTGCTATCAACGCTGGTATCATCGCGGCCGGGACGTTGGCCTTCACGTTTGGCACGATCTTCCAATGTTTGCCGATCCACCGTAATTGGGACAGAAGGGTGGAGGGCTATTGCCTTGATTTTGCCGCCTTTTGGTACTCACATGCAGTGTTCAATACCGCCATGGACATTGTG GTCTTCGCCCTGCCCATCCCACAAATCAACACCTTGCAAATGAAGCAAAGAACCAAGACAGGGCTCATCGCCGTCTTCGCGCTCGGCGCCTTCACCATTGCAGCATCGATCGTCCGCATGGTATTGCTCAAAGGCAGCGCCAATAGCACAGACACGACATACGGCTCAACACCTGCTCTTATCTGGACTGAAATCGAGGCCAATACATCGGTCATCTGCTGCTGTCTGCCGGCATTGCGAGTTTTTTTCGTGCAGGTCTGGCGAAGTGTACGAGGAAAGACTGGTCCAGAGACTCCCAGTGCCAGCGATGCACTGTCTGAAGGAAGGCAGCTGGGCGTGCCAGCAGACCCACTCGCTATGCCAGACAAGCAAGCTACTATGTTTTCCCAAGTACGATACTCGCCGCCTGCAACGAGCGTGGATTCCTTCGAACGAGATGGCGGTGTTGAGCCCGGGCACTACTCTGTGCTCGATAGGCTCGGTCTGGGCAAGAGGAGTGGCTCCAGCGAAAGCGATGGAGAAGGCAATGGTTCACCGAGCCTGGAGCTGGGTTCCATCAAGAAGAGCACAGACTTCAAGCACCATTCTATGGTCAATCCAAGAGACGATAAAAAGGGTAATTGGACATTCATGAGATGTTGA
- a CDS encoding 2-aminomuconic semialdehyde dehydrogenase, whose amino-acid sequence MADAVLNQLWDASNHEQALRQVSYSTVTPIKLTNFVDGFFSTSSSTSAQLDSVNPQNGKSYAKVPNSSANDVDAAVLSAHRAFSSWSKTSPAARSITLNKIADIIASRRNIFATWESIDQGKTYERAQIEIDRAVSNFRYFAGYILHQESAARFTDTNHLTYEHHSPKGVFALISPWNMPLYLLTWKIAPCLAFGCAAVAKPSELTSVTAFLLANVLREARLPNGVINIIFGAGAPTGKALVNHKLVKGISFTGGTATGIQIRKDTAEAIGKHLSLQLGGKNPTLVFADADLAEAVRTSAIAAFENQGEICLCGSRTYVERSLFTTFVIHFVLHVAANYKLRCNVGAVVSAAHYDKVRGYLALAKKEGAKFELGEVPPKQQQGGYWIPPTILTDVASRSSVMRDEIFGPVVTITPFDSEDEAINLANDNPNGLAAVLLTKDMSRTRRVGEQIDAGLVWVNCWLVRQLATPFGGMKSSGTGREGGAYSREVFTNVRTLHIPM is encoded by the coding sequence ATGGCTGATGCTGTTCTGAATCAGCTTTGGGATGCATCGAACCACGAACAAGCATTGCGACAAGTCAGCTACAGCACAGTAACTCCCATCAAGCTGACGAACTTCGTGGACGGCTTTTTCTCCACCTCGAGCTCAACTTCCGCCCAGCTCGACTCTGTCAACCCGCAGAACGGCAAAAGCTATGCCAAGGTCCCAAACAGCTCCGCGAACGATGTTGATGCTGCGGTGTTGTCCGCGCACCGCGCCTTCAGCTCCTGGTCCAAAACTTCTCCAGCAGCACGGAGTATCACACTGAACAAGATTGCCGACATTATTGCATCGAGGAGGAATATCTTCGCCACATGGGAAAGTATAGATCAGGGCAAGACCTACGAGCGAGCCCAGATTGAGATCGACAGAGCTGTGTCGAACTTTCGCTACTTCGCTGGATACATTCTACACCAAGAGTCTGCTGCACGATTTACCGACACCAATCACCTAACGTATGAGCACCACTCGCCAAAGGGTGTGTTTGCTCTGATAAGCCCATGGAACATGCCACTTTACCTCCTCACCTGGAAGATTGCACCTTGTCTAGCATTCGGCTGCGCTGCCGTCGCTAAGCCGAGCGAATTGACCAGTGTCACTGCTTTCCTTCTCGCGAATGTGCTGCGGGAGGCTCGGCTGCCCAATGGTGTGATCAACATCATATTCGGGGCTGGAGCGCCCACTGGCAAGGCCCTAGTCAATCACAAGCTGGTCAAAGGGATCTCATTCACTGGTGGTACCGCCACCGGCATCCAGATCCGCAAGGACACCGCTGAGGCCATTGGCAAACACTTATCTTTACAGCTCGGTGGCAAGAATCCTACGCTTGTTTTCGCCGATGCTGACCTGGCTGAGGCCGTGAGGACTTCTGCCATCGCTGCCTTCGAAAATCAGGGTGAGATTTGTCTGTGCGGCTCCAGAACCTACGTTGAAAGATCACTATTCACAACGTTCGTCATACATTTCGTGCTGCATGTAGCAGCCAACTACAAGCTTCGTTGCAACGTCGGCGCTGTCGTTTCGGCAGCTCACTACGACAAAGTGAGAGGCTACTTGGCGCTGGCCAAGAAGGAAGGGGCAAAGTTCGAGCTGGGAGAAGTGCCACCGAAACAGCAACAAGGGGGTTATTGGATCCCGCCAACGATCCTCACTGATGTCGCTTCCCGGAGTTCCGTTATGCGCGACGAGATCTTTGGCCCGGTGGTGACTATCACACCTTTCGACTCTGAAGATGAAGCGATCAATCTTGCCAACGATAACCCCAACGGGCTTGCTGCTGTGCTTCTGACGAAGGACATGTCACGGACGAGGAGAGTGGGCGAGCAGATTGATGCTGGTCTGGTCTGGGTGAATTGCTGGCTTGTACGCCAACTTGCGACCCCATTTGGAGGCATGAAGAGTTCAGGTACTGGGCGTGAAGGTGGTGCATACAGTAGAGAAGTCTTCACGAATGTGAGGACCCTGCATATACCCATGTGA